From Cinclus cinclus chromosome 2, bCinCin1.1, whole genome shotgun sequence, one genomic window encodes:
- the SLC37A1 gene encoding glucose-6-phosphate exchanger SLC37A1, giving the protein MAQLPPGIRFVTSFSRDQWYRAFIFSLTFLLYASFHLSRKPISIVKGELHKHCSSQVELDSYKEYAAQIQPVKKPFNASQCGWEPFDKSNYKQLLGALDYSFLCAYAVGMYLSGLIGERLPIRYYLTGGMLASGLFTAMFGLGYFYNVHNLWFYIMAQIANGLVQTTGWPSVVTCIGNWFGKGRRGLIMGVWNSHTSVGNILGSLIAAYWVSTCWGLSFVVPGVVVAVMGVVCFLFLIEHPKDVSCSCTPSSSSKTFLNGASRCRIQMPTLNAKENGKSQDPEVQHLLTDSESCSVSLSSSTVATGEGRHGTSAISFLGALKIPGVVEFSLCLLFAKLVSYTFLFWLPLYITNVEHLDAKRAGDLSTLFDVGGIFGGILAGLISDRLEKRASTCGMMLLLAAPTLYMFSAVSKMGLEATVVMLLISGALVNGPYALITTAVSADLGTHKSLKGNARALSTVTAIIDGTGSVGAALGPLLAGLISPSGWNNVFYMLMVADACALLLLLRLIQKELQCHADHTLFKEH; this is encoded by the exons ATGGCTCAGCTTCCTCCTGGGATTCGTTTTGTCACTTCGTTCTCTCGAGATCAGTG GTACAgagctttcattttctctctcactTTCCTGCTGTATGCCAGCTTCCATCTATCAAGGAAACCTATCAGTATAGTGAAG GGAGAGCTGCATAAGCATTGTTCAAGTCAAGTTGAACTTGACTCCTACAAAGAATATGCTGCCCAGATCCAGCCTGTCAAAAAGCCATTTAATGCCTCTCAGTGTGGATGGGAGCCATTTG ATAAGAGCAACTACAAACAGCTCCTGGGAGCGCTGGATTACTCATTTTTGTGTGCATATGCAGTTGGAATGTATTTAAG TGGACTCATCGGAGAGCGGCTGCCCATCCGGTACTATCTGACAGGGGGGATGCTCGCCAGTGGCCTCTTCACTGCCATGTTTGGATTGGGTTATTTCTATAATGTGCATAATCTGTGGTTTTACATAATGGCCCAG ATAGCTAATGGGTTGGTGCAAACCACTGGCTGGCCGAGTGTCGTTACATGTATTGGTAACTGGTTTGGAAAAGGAAG gAGAGGTTTGATCATGGGAGTCTGGAATTCACACACTTCAGTGGGGAATATCCTGGGATCCTTGATTGCTGCTTACTGGGTGTCCACGTGCTGGGGTCTCTCCTTTGTGGTGCCTGGGGTCGTCGTGGCTGTCATGGGGGTTGTTTGTTTCCTGTTCCTTATTGAAC atcCTAAAGATGTCAGTTGCTCCTGCACACCATCCAGT AGTTCTAAAACCTTCCTGAATGGTGCCTCTCGGTGCAGAATCCAGATGCCAACCTTAAATGCTAAGGAAAATGGCAAATCTCag GATCCAGAGGTGCAGCATTTACTCACTGACAGCGAGAGCTGCAGCGTgtccctgagctccagcactgtggccactggggaaggaaggcatGGGACATCAGCCATCAGCTTCCTTGGGGCCCTGAAGATACCT GGAGTTGTGGAGTTCTCCCTTTGTCTCTTGTTTGCAAAGCTGGTGAGCTACACTTTCCTCTTCTGGCTTCCCCTCTACATCACAAATGTAG AGCATCTTGATGCCAAAAGAGCTGGGGACCTTTCTACACTGTTTGATGTGGGTGGGATCTTTG GTGGGATTTTGGCAGGTCTCATTTCagacaggctggagaagagagcATCCACCTGCGGAATGATGTTGCTGCTTGCAGCACCCACA CTATACATGTTCTCTGCAGTCAGTAAAATGGGCCTTGAGGCTACTGTAG TGATGCTGCTTATCAGTGGTGCCCTGGTGAATGGCCCTTACGCCCTGATCACCACTGCTGTCTCTGCTGACTTG ggaacCCATAAAAGCCTGAAAGGGAATGCAAGAGCCTTGTCCACAGTGACGGCGATCATCGATGGGACAGGGTCTGTGG GTGCAGCTTTGGGGCCTCTCCTGGCTGGCCTTATTTCCCCTTCTGGTTGGAACAACGTGTTCTACATGCTCATGGTGGCAGATGCATGTGCCTTGCTA